Proteins encoded together in one Xenopus laevis strain J_2021 chromosome 6L, Xenopus_laevis_v10.1, whole genome shotgun sequence window:
- the LOC108718654 gene encoding zinc finger protein 436: protein MDHRKVHVSFEEVAVYFSDEEWQQLEVWQKEFYNEVMQDILETLLSLEDNLVEGDGKQNSTGYAVMPQWSNDKGAPVTAKQIYDQGKNLNHRVQEWEGLAPPDHKDKVWSDGQYPLLQDRHNCMLKILYQCIECKEIFSSQSLFDAHMIRHTASQAASSYKYSQVDFLGASCLTALPGREMYETRSNLVDVSAHAAEENWLRCLYCTKHFSDLSILMEHERSHKESKAFICSECGKSFHRHSILKVHQRIHTGERPYACPDCGRRFSQRFNVIIHQRIHTGERPYQCPKCNKSFRYQTTLLRHEMAKCVGIIPTTYPLQKAKNFQTLLLKNAQPLKVTQPTTIQPPLTSEPLSSTSLLFVSPIPKTATPCTLISSNKSTGGLAPPLQNTYRLKNHINVPATIPTRGPHPIERQYRCGHCNKYFVHWKQLKEHQKLHVDAQNLCTVCNKSFCRRSTLLIHQRTHTGEKPYTCNECGKKFSQRFNLVIHQRIHSDEKPYECHKCGKDYRYRTALLRHQRNPPCAPKQSSSMGTHNVTLLPSLKNNSVKATLRSHGELPSSANRASQGSANIKQQPIDKKTSFPPTPQLKKHGRKLCPECGQTFTRTSKCTAETGKGGTTCGKCGHCGKALNLPLNPGVQTIIHTENTSYKHRKLQRALYHHESKALGTLAHKNMLPPFSYHASKTIVHKPSLSPPTPAQKPCTKKWTLPARTRGKNANIEQYKRDLNKYRKRKKKDSKSWDKCAYCGRGFSRKHEFEIHLRSHTGEKPFVCEKCGRAFSQRSNLLVHERLHTGEKPYKCPECDEGFRYRRGLQKHQERGFCM from the exons ATGGACCATAGGAAg GTCCATGTGAGCTTTGAGGAGGTGGCCGTGTACTTCTCAGATGAAGAATGGCAACAATTGGAGGTCTGGCAGAAAGAGTTTTACAATGAAGTCATGCAAGATATCCTGGAGACCCTGCTGTCACTAG AAGACAACCTTGTGGAAGGAGATGGAAAACAAAATTCTACAGGATATGCAGTGATGCCACAATGGAGCAATGACAAGGGAGCCCCTGTGACTGCAAAGCAAATATATGATCAGGGCAAAAACCTAAACCATAGAGTCCAAGAGTGGGAAGGTTTGGCACCTCCAGACCACAAAGATAAAGTATGGTCTGATGGCCAGTATCCCTTACTGCAGGATAGGCACAACTGCATGCTGAAGATACTCTATCAGTGTATTGAGTGCAAGGAGATCTTCTCCAGCCAATCACTGTTTGATGCACACATGATCAGACACACTGCTTCTCAGGCTGCAAGCTCATACAAGTATTCTCAAGTGGATTTTTTAGGGGCATCATGCTTGACGGCTTTGCCGGGTAGAGAAATGTATGAGACTCGCTCCAATTTAGTGGATGTCTCTGCCCATGCAGCAGAAGAAAATTGGTTGCGTTGCCTCTACTGTACCAAACATTTCTCAGACTTGAGTATCCTCATGGAGCATGAGAGGAGCCACAAGGAAAGCAAGGCTTTTATATGCTCTGAATGCGGGAAGAGCTTTCATAGGCACTCCATACTTAAGGTCCATCAGAGGATCCACACTGGAGAAAGGCCCTACGCTTGTCCCGACTGCGGTAGAAGGTTTAGCCAGAGATTTAATGTTATTATTCACCAGAGGATCCACACAGGGGAAAGGCCTTACCAATGCCccaaatgcaataaaagcttTCGTTATCAGACTACCCTCCTTAGGCACGAGATGGCAAAGTGTGTGGGAATCATCCCTACGACATACCCCCTGCAAAAGGCAAAAAACTTTCAGACATTGTTGCTCAAGAATGCCCAGCCACTCAAGGTTACCCAGCCAACCACTATTCAGCCTCCTTTAACTTCTGAACCCCTTTCCTCAACTTCTTTGTTGTTTGTTTCCCCCATACCCAAAACTGCAACACCCTGTACCTTAATATCAAGTAATAAGTCCACTGGAGGGTTGGCTCCTCCATTGCAAAACACTTACAGGCTTAAAAATCATATCAATGTTCCAGCAACAATTCCTACAAGAGGTCCCCACCCAATCGAGAGGCAGTATAGATGTGGCCACTGCAACAAATATTTTGTCCATTGGAAACAACTGAAGGAGCACCAGAAATTGCATGTGGACGCACAGAACTTGTGCACAGTTTGTAATAAGAGCTTCTGCAGAAGGTCCACACTCCTCATCCATCAGagaacccacacaggagagaaaccatataCATGCAATGAGTGTGGCAAGAAGTTCAGCCAGAGATTCAATCTTGTCATTCACCAACGGATTCACTCCGATGAGAAGCCTTATGAATGTCATAAATGTGGCAAAGATTATCGATACAGAACAGCCCTGCTCAGGCACCAAAGAAATCCTCCTTGTGCTCCGAAACAAAGCTCTTCCATGGGCACCCACAATGTTACATTATTACCTTCCCTCAAAAATAACTCTGTGAAGGCCACTTTGAGATCTCATGGAGAGCTTCCTTCATCCGCAAACCGTGCTTCACAGGGATCGGCAAATATTAAACAACAGCCAATCGATAAGAAGACTTCCTTCCCACCGACTCCACAACTGAAAAAACATGGGAGGAAATTGTGTCCAGAGTGTGGACAGACCTTCACAAGGACATCGAAATGTACTGCTGAGACAGGCAAAGGTGGGACAACGTGTGGTAAATGTGGGCACTGTGGAAAGGCACTAAATCTGCCTCTTAACCCTGGGGTTCAGACAATAATTCATACAGAAAATACATCATACAAACATAGAAAGTTACAAAGAGCTCTCTATCATCATGAAAGCAAAGCGCTTGGAACCTTGGCACACAAGAATATGCTACCACCGTTTAGTTACCATGCCTCTAAAACCATTGTCCACAAACCTTCCCTGTCTCCTCCTACTCCAGCTCAGAAGCCCTGCACTAAAAAATGGACCCTGCCTGCCCGAACCCGaggcaaaaatgcaaatattgagCAGTATAAACGTGATCTGAATAAATATAGAAAGCGCAAGAAAAAGGATTCCAAATCGTGGGACAAATGTGCATACTGCGGCAGAGGCTTCAGCAGAAAGCACGAGTTTGAGATTCATCTGCGGAGCCACACGGGGGAAAAGCCGTTTGTCTGTGAGAAATGCGGCAGAGCGTTCAGTCAGAGGTCCAACCTTCTTGTCCATGAGAGActtcacactggggagaaaccataCAAATGTCCTGAGTGTGATGAAGGTTTCCGATATAGGCGTGGCCTCCAGAAGCATCAGGAACGCGGGTTTTGCATGTGA